Proteins found in one Clostridium kluyveri DSM 555 genomic segment:
- a CDS encoding DUF2325 domain-containing protein, with product MSILVIGGDKLGTITEKLRETGFNKIGHVTGRKKGDRKVKIPENTDLVLVLTDYVGHNMAEIIKERSRRSDVAVMFCRRSWSSMYKNIEDYMKQIKR from the coding sequence ATGAGTATTCTAGTTATTGGAGGAGATAAGCTTGGAACTATAACTGAAAAGTTAAGAGAAACTGGTTTTAATAAGATAGGGCATGTTACAGGAAGAAAAAAGGGTGATAGAAAGGTTAAAATTCCAGAAAATACAGATTTAGTACTAGTACTTACAGATTATGTAGGTCATAATATGGCGGAAATAATAAAGGAAAGATCTAGAAGAAGTGATGTAGCAGTAATGTTCTGCAGGCGTTCCTGGTCAAGTATGTATAAGAATATAGAAGATTACATGAAACAAATAAAAAGATAA
- a CDS encoding metal ABC transporter ATP-binding protein, which produces MLTIENLHFSYTGKPPYLIDSVNLHIKYGSYVSIIGENGSAKTTLIKLILGILPPLKGHIHLSTKKIGYVPQLMENFNSQFPITVLELLKCHMKVLKIKDKKPIDVYLNYVGMNDFKNSLIGNLSGGQRQKIFIARAMMGPPELLILDEPSTGIDMISQKELYTIIKHLNTNLSITVIAVEHNLEAALKNSTHICVMRDSSPSIYTIKEYKELLNLK; this is translated from the coding sequence ATGCTTACCATAGAAAATTTACATTTTTCCTATACTGGAAAGCCTCCTTATTTAATAGATTCTGTAAATCTACACATTAAGTATGGAAGTTATGTTTCAATAATAGGTGAAAATGGAAGTGCCAAAACTACTTTAATTAAATTAATACTTGGGATTTTACCCCCATTAAAAGGCCATATTCACTTATCTACTAAAAAGATCGGCTATGTTCCTCAACTAATGGAAAATTTTAATTCTCAATTTCCAATTACAGTTTTAGAACTGCTTAAATGTCATATGAAAGTTTTAAAAATAAAAGATAAAAAGCCTATAGATGTATATCTAAATTATGTGGGGATGAATGATTTCAAAAACAGCCTTATAGGAAATTTATCCGGTGGACAACGCCAGAAGATATTTATAGCAAGAGCTATGATGGGCCCACCTGAACTTTTAATACTTGATGAACCTTCTACAGGTATAGATATGATAAGTCAAAAGGAACTATATACCATAATAAAACATTTAAATACCAATTTATCCATAACAGTAATAGCTGTAGAACATAATTTAGAAGCTGCACTTAAAAATTCTACCCACATATGTGTTATGAGAGACAGCAGCCCATCCATATACACCATTAAAGAGTATAAAGAATTATTGAATTTAAAATAA
- a CDS encoding metal ABC transporter permease, whose protein sequence is MLQYAFMQNAIIAGIFISILCPAVGTFLVLKRYSMMGDTLSHSSFAGVAIGIVFGYNPIFTAFIFTSIAGLVIEFLRDYYKKYAELILVIVLTLSVGIAIVLISTGKASGNVNSYLFGSILTVSKNELYTVFILSIISVITLSILYNQLLYITFDENGAKVCRIKVKLINYLFTLLVGATISVSLRILGILVISSMIAMPVAASLQLHKGFKITLIFSIIFGFLDIMGGLLLSYYINSAPGGTIALVSVLTLLIVLGYKKLWNK, encoded by the coding sequence ATGTTACAATACGCTTTTATGCAAAATGCAATTATTGCAGGTATATTTATATCCATATTATGTCCTGCAGTGGGTACTTTTTTAGTTTTAAAAAGATATTCTATGATGGGCGATACCTTATCTCATTCATCCTTTGCAGGAGTCGCAATAGGCATTGTATTTGGATACAATCCTATATTCACGGCTTTTATATTTACCTCCATTGCAGGACTTGTAATAGAATTTTTAAGAGATTATTACAAAAAATATGCAGAATTGATACTTGTAATTGTACTTACCCTATCAGTAGGTATAGCAATCGTACTTATAAGCACTGGAAAGGCCAGCGGAAATGTAAATTCCTATTTATTCGGCAGTATACTTACAGTATCTAAAAATGAGCTCTATACTGTATTCATACTTAGTATAATTTCTGTGATAACTCTATCAATACTTTACAACCAACTGCTCTACATAACTTTTGATGAAAATGGTGCTAAAGTATGTAGGATAAAGGTAAAACTTATAAACTATTTATTTACACTTTTAGTAGGTGCTACAATTTCTGTATCCCTAAGAATACTCGGCATCTTAGTCATCTCATCCATGATAGCAATGCCTGTGGCTGCATCTCTACAGCTGCATAAAGGTTTCAAAATTACACTTATATTTTCTATAATATTTGGATTTTTAGATATAATGGGAGGATTATTGTTATCTTATTATATAAACAGTGCTCCCGGTGGTACTATTGCTTTAGTTTCCGTACTCACTCTTTTAATAGTTCTGGGTTATAAAAAATTATGGAATAAATAG
- a CDS encoding tyrosine-type recombinase/integrase: protein MKNALKFKKQEKLKTGNSYSTDNLDYIFLSEQGNLINAGNSDKTWSKFLRSLNIPHKKFHALRHTFATKQFENKTPLKTVSMILGHSSTEMTSNVYTHVLRKEKEKSIDILSHLKTMV, encoded by the coding sequence ATAAAGAATGCACTTAAATTTAAAAAACAAGAGAAACTAAAAACAGGCAATAGCTATTCCACAGATAATTTAGATTATATATTTCTAAGTGAACAAGGGAATTTAATAAACGCAGGAAATTCGGACAAGACATGGTCAAAATTTTTAAGGTCTTTAAATATTCCGCATAAAAAATTTCACGCTCTTAGACATACTTTTGCTACTAAGCAATTCGAGAATAAAACTCCTTTAAAAACTGTTTCCATGATTTTAGGCCATAGTAGTACTGAAATGACTTCTAATGTTTACACCCATGTTTTAAGGAAGGAAAAAGAAAAATCAATCGATATATTAAGTCATTTAAAAACTATGGTGTAA